The genome window TGGCGGGCAAAGGCGGCGTGGGCAAGACCTCGATAACGGCCTGGCTTGGGGATTGGCTGACGCGGCAGGGCCAAGACGTCTGGCTCGTGGATGCGGACACGGCCTTGTCCCTGGGGCAGGCCTGCGGACTGTCGCGGACTGAGTTACCCATACCGCTTATCGAACGCGAGGATCTCGTGCGCGAGCGCATCGGCTCGGGCATGATCAGTCTGAGTCCGCAGGTGGACGACTTGCCCGAGGCTCTGTCCGTGGAATTGCCCGGCCAGGGTCCAGGCCGCAAACGGCTGCTGGTCATGGGCTCCGTGAGCCGGGCCGGAGGCGGTTGTGCCTGCGCGGCCAACGCCCTGCTCAAGGCCTTGCTCCTGCATCTTGTAGTGGAGCGCGGAGCCTGGGTGCTGGTGGACCTGGAGGCCGGAGTGGAACATCTAGGGCGTGGCACCGTGGCGCATGTGGACGGTCTGCTGATGGTCAGTGATCCAAGCTGGCGCGGGCTGGAAACCGCGGCCGAGATCCGCCGCATGGCCGTAATGCTGGGCCTAGCCACCACGGCGCTCGTCATCAACAGACTATCCGCCGGGACCGAACCGCCAAAGTTTCCGGGCTTGTCCGAGCAAATGTTGACCTTCCCCAGCCTGGAAGGATTGTCACTGCGGCAGCTTTCTTCCCCATCCGTGCTCGGCC of Desulfocurvibacter africanus subsp. africanus DSM 2603 contains these proteins:
- a CDS encoding ArsA-related P-loop ATPase; the encoded protein is MKLAVAGKGGVGKTSITAWLGDWLTRQGQDVWLVDADTALSLGQACGLSRTELPIPLIEREDLVRERIGSGMISLSPQVDDLPEALSVELPGQGPGRKRLLVMGSVSRAGGGCACAANALLKALLLHLVVERGAWVLVDLEAGVEHLGRGTVAHVDGLLMVSDPSWRGLETAAEIRRMAVMLGLATTALVINRLSAGTEPPKFPGLSEQMLTFPSLEGLSLRQLSSPSVLGLPEQAVIDAFCSQIVETLRSGER